The window GCCATTATACCTTCTTTCGGTGAATTTCCAGAAATGATATCAAAGGGTAAAGAGTATTTTGAAGACATAGTGAAATTAAAAAAGAGGGCTCCGTTCTCGCTAGAAGTACCCTTGGAATGGACAGAGGAAAGGTTAGATTGGAACTTACAAGATAGAGGAAAAGAAATGGCCAAAAATGATGGATGGATAACGCTACGTGAAGGGAATGCCACAGGCAAATTGATTGGTGGAAATTTAAATACGATGTCTGGCTTTATTGGTTCAGAATACTTTCCTAATTTAAAAGGAGCAATTCTATTTATTGAAGACTCCTTTAAAGATATGGCTATTCAAGAACGGTCACTAAGTATGTTAAAGGTTGCTGGAGTTTTTGATGAAATTGCAGGCTTGGTTATTGGAAAGCATGAACATTTCAATGATTTAGGTTCGCCATTTTCACTCGATGAATTACTTATTGAAATAATTGGTGATACGAATATACCTATACTATCAAATGTTGACATTGGACACACTTTCCCTTCGCATGTATTTCCAATTGGGATCGAAGTGAACCTAGATACTATTCAAAGAATAATTACATTCCTTGAAGATGGTGTAATCTAATAACAACGCTTATTCAACGCAATAGGAGCTTATCTCCAACACGGTAAGCTTCTTTTTTTATGGTCAATATATCTTGAGTGAATGTCCAATATTTGGGATAATTGGTACTAAGCAATCGGGCAGGATAATGAAATCAGGTAAGGGGAATTATAAATGGTTTATAATTGGGAAACGTGTTCTACAGATATAAAATACTTTATATACAAACT is drawn from Bacillus alkalisoli and contains these coding sequences:
- a CDS encoding S66 family peptidase; its protein translation is MLKPKALKKGDTVGIITPSSPAPVLFRERYQRGLNQLEKMGFEIIKGSCSNKIQAYRSSSIIERAEEINELIYNDEVKAIISTIGGLNSNSLLPYIDYEYLKSKPKVVMGYSDVTALLLGIYTKTGLTTFYGPAIIPSFGEFPEMISKGKEYFEDIVKLKKRAPFSLEVPLEWTEERLDWNLQDRGKEMAKNDGWITLREGNATGKLIGGNLNTMSGFIGSEYFPNLKGAILFIEDSFKDMAIQERSLSMLKVAGVFDEIAGLVIGKHEHFNDLGSPFSLDELLIEIIGDTNIPILSNVDIGHTFPSHVFPIGIEVNLDTIQRIITFLEDGVI